ACGCGATCTCCCACGCCCGTCCCTGAGGGGGCGCCCCTGCCCGCTCAGCGGGGGACGCGCACCAGCAGCCGACCGTGCACGCAGCGGGCGATGATCTCGCGGCCCGGGGCGATCAGGTCGCCGTCGAGCTGGCGCGGGGCGTCGGTGTTGGCCCGGACCACGACCTCGCGGCCGGTCATCCGGGTGATCAGCTCGTCGGTGCGCCCGCTGCGGGTCAGCACCCGCGCGGCCAGCGGGACCCAGGACAGGAAGCGGCGGGGGTAGAGCAGCACCACGTCGAGCTGGCCGTCGTCGATGACGGCGTCGGGGATCAGCGGCATGCCGCCCTGGAGCAGTCCGACGTTGCCCACCACCAGGGTGCGGGCGCGGTGCCGGGTGAACGGCGCGCCGTCGACGGAGACCTCCACCCGGATCGCGGGGAACATCAGCGACTTCAGCGCCGAGAGCACGTAGGCCAGCCAGCCCACCTTGGCCTTGATGTCCTCGTTGACGCCCTCCATGATCGCGGCGTCGAACCCCATCCCGGCCATCACCAGGAAGGTGGCGTCCTCCATCTTGTCGCCGCTGACCTCGACCATGTCGATGGCCCGGTCCTGGCCGTTGAGGGCCACGTCGACCGCCGAGCGCAGGTAGAGCGGGACCGCGAGGTTGCGGGCGAGCAGGTTGCCGGTGCCGGCGGGCACGATCCCGACGGGGATCCCGGTGCCCGCGAGCTCCTCGCAGACGGCGCGGACGGTGCCGTCGCCACCGACCGCCACCACCACGTCGCAGCCGCTGACCGCGGCCTCGTGGGCCATGCCGTAGCCGGTGTCCTCGACGCTGGTCTGCCACCACGCCACGCCACCGGTGAAGCCCGACTCGGCCGCCATCGACTCCACCAGCGCCTCGAACTGGCCGACGTCGTCGACCTTGATCGGGTTGAGGATCACGGCCAGCTTCTTGCGCTGGGCGGGCAGCGGGTCGGGCAGGGCGGGCGCGAGCGAGGCGGCCTGGGCGATGGTCCGCGGCGTCGGGTCGTACGCCGCCAGCCACAGCAGCACGATCGCGGTCGAGAGCAGGTAGCCCGCGACCACGTCGGAGAGGTTGTGCACGCCCAGGAAGATCCGGTCCGCGCCGACCAGCAGGGTGACCGCGACGGCGAGCCCGGTCACCGCCCGGCGCACGCCGCGACGGCGGACCAGCAGGTGGGTCAGCACGATCGCCACCCCGGCCGCGCCCGCCGTGCCGGTCGCGTGGCCGGAGGGGAAGGAGTAGCTGGACAGCGTCACCAGCGGGTCCTCCCACACCGGGCGCTCGCGGCCGACGAGGTTCTTCAGTCCCCAGGTGGCCAGCGCGACGGTGGCCATCACGCCGACCGTCCACCCCGCGGCGCGGCGGTAGGACTTGGCGAACAGCGCCACCGCCGTCACGACCGTCGCCACCGTCAGCGGGACGGTCGCGAAGGCGATGCTCACGGCGCGCCAGAACCAGTAGACGGACTCGTGGCGCGCGGTGAACGACTCCGGCCACGAGCCGAAGTCGGTGTCGAGCTCGGGCAGCGGGGACCACGGCGTCGAGACCAGGACGGCCAGGAGCGCGAACCCGGCCAGGCAGGCGACGGCGAGGACGATCCGGCGGGAGCGCAGCTCCGCGTGCTCGGTCACTGGTGGGGCGCTCCTCGTCCTCGTCCGGACCTGCGGGTCGGTCCGGAGCAGCCGCAAGCATGACAGGCAGCCGTCACCGCGGGAGCACCTCAGTCGGCGTCGGGGTGCCGTTCGAGGACCACCACGCGGCTCATCGGCGCCACCTCGGGGTCGGGACCCAGCAGGTCGGCCACGACCTCGACCGAGGCCACGACCGAGCCGCGGGCCAGCGGCGCGTCCACCACCTGCACGTCGCGGACCCGCCCCTCGTCGCCGTCGGTCCCCGCGGCCACGACGTCGAGCACCTCCTCCTCGGCGATGCCGAGGGTCTCGCGGTCGACCGCGTCGACCAGCACCACCCGCGAGCCGCGCCCGGAGACCCAGCGGTGGTCCAGCAGGTCGCGGCGCACGTCGTGGCGTGCGGCAGCGACCAGCGCGTGGTGGTCGTGGAGCGCGGCCAGGAGCAGGCTGCCCCGCGGGACCTCGACGGGCGCGACGGGCGCGTCCGGCAGCGCGACGACCGCGGGGTCACCCGGCACCGGGTGGCCGCGCAGCGCCAGCAGGCCGACCAGCTCGGCCACCACCGCCGCGGCGTCCCGCTGACCGGTGACCCCCCGGCCCCAGTGGGCGTGGACCAGCCCGGCCCGGCGGTAGCGCCGCGCCAGGGCCTCGAGCTGCCCGTCCGGCACCCCGGTGGCGGCGGCCCGGTCGCCGAGGACCAGCGTCTCGAGCCGGGCCCGGAAGGCCTCCAGGCCGGTCGTGCGCCGCGCCACGTGCAGCGCGTCGGTGGCCCCCGCCTCGAGCGTGAGCCGCGACAGCCACGCCAGCAGCAGCTGGTCGCTCCCGGCCCGCAGCTGCACCAGCTCGTCGCGCCAGTCGCGGCGCAGCGTCTCGTGCCACGCCCGGCGGCGGCCACCCGGACCGGCGGCCCCGTCGAGCGGGTCGAGCTGCACGACGTACGTCCCCGCGGCGCGGTCCGCACGCAGCTGCTCGCGCAGCCGGGGCCGGCCCTCCACCTCCACGCCGGCCACGAGCACCAGGTCGGGCGTGCGGGCGGACCACGGGTGGGCGGACGGGTCGCGCGGCTGGTCGGGCACGCCCACATCCAAGCCCATCAAGACCTCCGTCCACAGCGCGCGGGCCACGGTGCGGGCGGGCGCGGGCGCGGCGACTATCCTCGCGAGCGTGATCGACCCACGCCTGCTTCGCGACGACCCCGACCGGATCCGTGCCGCCCAGGACAAGCGAGGCCTCTCCTCCGACGTCGTGGACCGGGCCCTGGCGGCCGACACCTCGCGGCGCACGGCGATCGCGGAGTTCGAGCGCCAGCGTGCCGAGCAGAAGCAGCTCGGCAAGCTGATCCCGAAGGCGCAGGGCGACGAGAAGGCCGACCTCCTGGCCCGCACCAAGACCCTGGCCGCGGGCGTCAAGAGCGCCGAGGCCGACCAGGCCGCCGCCGAGCAGGAGTGGCGCGAGGCGCTGCTGGCCATCCCCAACCCCGCCGCCGACGAGGCGCCCGCGGGCGGGGAGGACGACTACGTCGTGCTCTCCGAGCACGGCACCAAGCGCGACTTCGAGGCCGAGGGCTTCACGCCGCGCGACCACGTCGACCTGGGCCGGATCCTCGGCGCCATCGACATCGAGCGCGGCGCCAAGGTGTCCGGCTCGCGGTTCTACTACCTGACCGGCGTCGGTGCCGACCTCGAGCTCGCCCTGGTCAACATGGCGATGGACCAGGCCCGCGCGGCCGGCTTCACCCCGATGATCCCGCCGGCGCTGGTCCGGCCGCGGGCCATGGAGGGCACCGGGTTCCTCGGCCAGGCGGCCGACGACGTCTACCGGATCGAGGGCCAGGACACCTACCTCGTGGGCACCTCGGAGGTGCCGCTCGCGGCGTACCACTCCGACGAGATCCTCGACGCGGCCACCCTGCCGCGCCGCTACGTCGCGTTCAGCCCGTGCTTCCGCAAGGAGGCCGGCTCGCACGGCAAGGACACCCGCGGCATCTTCCGGGTGCACTGGTTCGACAAGGTCGAGATGTTCACCTACACCACCCTCGAGGACGCCGCCGCCGAGCACGAGCGGCTGCTCGGGTGGGAGCAGGAGTGGCTCGACAAGCTCGAGCTCGCCTACCGCGTCATCGACGTCGCCGCGGGCGACCTGGGGCTCTCGGCGCAGCGCAAGTTCGACTGCGAGGCGTGGATCCCGACCCAGGGCCGCTACCGCGAGCTCACCTCGACCTCCAACTGCACCGACTTCCAGACCCGCCGCCTCGACATCCGCGGCCGCTTCCCCGCGGCCGAGGGCGCCGACGGGCAGGGCGAGGTCGCCCCGATCGCGACCCTCAACGGCACCCTGACCGCGATCCCCCGCACCATCGTGGCGCTGCTCGAGACCCACCAGCAGGCCGACGGCTCGGTGCGCGTGCCGGCGGCGCTGCAGCCCTACCTCCAGGGCCGCACGGTCATCGAGCCCGTCGCCCCGATCGGCGGCTGAGGGTGGTCGACCCCGTCCCCCACGACTGGCAGCCGAAGCTGGTCGCGCTCGACATCGACGGCACCCTCCTCAAGTGGGTCGAGGGCACCGGCCAGCACTACGAGCAGATCTCGGCGCCGGTCCACGACGCCATCCAGCGGGCCGTCGACGCCGGCGCCCACGTGGTGCTCTCGAGCGGGCGCTCGCCGCACGGCATGACCGGCATCGCCGACCTGCTCGACCTGCCCCGCGAGGGCGCCGACCGGCTCTGGGTCGTGGCCTCCAACGGCGCGGTGGTGTTCCGCTACCCCCCGCTGGAGATCCTCCACGAGGAGACCTTCGACGCCAGCGCCGCGGTCGCCGCCGTGCTGCGCGAGCACCCCGAGGCGCTGGTCGCCGTCGAGGAGCGCGGCGTCGGCTACAAGGTCAACCGGCCCTTCCCGGAGGGCGAGCTGTCCGGCGACATGATCGAGACCTCCATCGACGACATCGTCGGCGAGCCCGTCAGCCGCGTCATCATCCGCGACCCCTCGGCCTCGGTCGACGACTTCGTCGCCCTGGGACGCCGGCTCGGGCTGCACGGCACCGACTACGTCGTCGGCTGGACCGCCTGGCTCGACCTGCAGCCGATCGGCGTCTCCAAGGCGTCCGGGCTCGACCACGTGTGCCGCCACCTCGACCTGACCTCCGACGACGTCCTCGCCATCGGCGACGGCCGCAACGACATCGAGATGCTGCGCTGGGCCCGCCGCGGCGTGGCCATGGGCCAGGCCGTGCCCGAGGTCCACGAGGCCGCCGACGCGACGACCGAGAGCGTCCACGACGAGGGCGTGGCCGTCGAGCTCGCCCGCTACTTCGGCTCGTGAGCCCCCTGCCGGGCCCCGATCAGCCCGCCACCGGGCTGCCCGCCCCCGGGCTGCCCGACGTGGTCGCCACCTCGCGGCTGCGACTGCCGCTGGTGAGCCCCGAGGACGCCGAGGGCATGCTCGCCGGCAGGCGCCGGGTCTCCTGGCACCCCGACTACCCCTCGCGTGCCGACCAGGACGCCGCGGCGATGGTCCGGCGCACGGCCCCCGAGGGCGACGCCTGCTGGGGGATGCGCCACCTGGTGCGCGCCGGCGACGGCACCACGGTCGGCTCCATCGGCTTCTTCGGGCCGCCCGAGCCCGCCGACGACGAGGTGCCCGAGGTGGAGGTCCGCTTCGGCCTGGTCCCGGACGCCCGCGGTCACGGCGCGGCGACCGAGGCGCTCTCGGCACTGCTCGCCCAGACCGACCGGCTCGGCACCCGCGTCCGCGCCGGGGTCGCCCCCACCGACGCGCGCGCCCTCAAGGTGCTCGCCCGCTGCGGCTTCACCCAGCTGCGGGGCGCCGGCCTGGAGGGCGAGCTGGTCATGGTCCGGCCGCTGCCCGCATGACCGCGGCCCGCGACGCGCTGCCGGACGGCACCCGCCTGGTCGCCACCGACCTCGACGGCACCCTGCTGCGCAGCGACGGCACCCTGTCCGAGCGCACGGTCGCGGCGCTGGCCCGGGCCCACGACGAGGGCCTCGACGTCGTCTTCGTGACCGGTCGTCCGCTGCGCTGGGCCGCCCAGGTCTTCGACCACGTCGGCGGCCACGGCCTGGCGATCGTGGCCAACGGCGCCCTGCTGTGGGACGTCGACGGCGACCGCGCCCAGCTGGTCCGCGGCATGGCGCCCGACGTCGCGGTCGAGGTCGCCCGCACGATCCGCGACCAGGTGCCCGAGGTCGCCTTCGCGCTGGAGACCGTCGACGGCTTCGCCCTGGAGCACCGGTTCCTGCCCCGTCACCCGCTGGCCGTCGACGCCCGTCGCGGCGAGCTCGACGACATCGCCGACGCCGAGGTGCTCAAGCTGCTGGTGCGCCACGAGGGCGTCACCGCCGAGGACTACGCCGCCCGCGTGGTGGAGGCCGTCGGCGACGCCGCCGTCGTCACGTGGTCCAGCAGCGACTCGCTGCTGGAGATCAGCGCGCCCGGGGTCACCAAGGCCTCCACGCTGGAGCGGCTCTGCGCGACCCGCGGCCTCGGCGCCGAGCACGTCGTCGCCTTCGGCGACATGCCCAACGACCTGGCCATGCTGCGCTGGGCCGGCGTCGGCTACGCCATGGCCAACGCCCACCCCAGCGTCCTCGACGCAGCCGACCGCACCACGCTGAGCAACGACGAGGACGGCGTGGCCGTCGTCGTCGAGCAGCTGCTCGGCTAGAGGTACATCCCGCCGCGGTTGCCGTGGGAGCCGTCGTCCTCCTCGGCGCCGGGCTGGCCCGGCTGGCCGGGGGCCTGGCCGGGGACCGCGCCGGGCGGCAGCGCACGGCGCATCTGCTCGAGCTGGCCGCGAGCGGCCATCTGCTGGGCGTAGATCGCGGTCTGGATGCCGTGGAAGAGGCCCTCGAGCCAGCCCACGAGCTGGGCCTGGGCGATCCGCAGCTCCGACTCGCTCGGGGTGCCGCCCTCGAAGGGCTGGATCAGCCGGTCGAGCTCCTCGTCGAGCTCGGGGGCCAGGCCGTCCTTGAGCTCCTCGATCGAGGTGTGGACCACCGTGGCCAGGCGCTTGCGGCCGGCCTCGTCGATCGGCGCGGCCTTCACCTCCTCGAGCAGCTGCTGGACCATGCGCCCGATGCGCATCACCTTGGCGGGCTGCTCGACCAGGTCGGTGAGGTTGCGCTCGCCGCCCTCCTCGTCGTCCACCGGAGCGGGCACGGCGACCGGCTGGCCGTCCGGCCCGATCACCATGACGTGCTCGGCGCCGGGATGACCGGCCTGCCCGGCTCCGGGCTGCAGCGGGGACTCGTGGTCGTGGTTCGACATGCGCTCGACCCTACCGAGCGACCGTGATGACGATCTTGCCGCTGTGGGTGCCGGACTCCATGAGGGCGTGGGCGCGGCTCGCCTCCTCCAGCGGGACGGTCTCGTGCACGGTGGTGCGGATCCTGCCCTCGGCCACCAGCGGCCACACGTGCTCGACGACGGCCGCGCAGATCGCGGCCTTCTCCTCGGTCGGTCGGGCCCGCAGCGAGGTGGCGATGACCGCGCCCCGCTTGGACAGCAGCTTGCCCAGGTCGAGCTCGCCCTTGGTGCCGCCCTGCATGCCGATGACGACCAGGCGGCCCTCGGTCGCCAGCGCGGTGACGTTGCGGTCGAGGTACTTGGCGCCCATGTTGTCGAGGATCACGTCGACCCCGCCCTCGGCCCGGGCGACCTCGACGAAGTCCTCCTCGCGGTAGTCGATGCCGCGGTCGGCCCCCAGCGACTCGCAGAACGCGACCTTCTCGGGCGAGCCGGCGGTGGCCAGCACCCGGGCGCCCAGCGCCTTGGCCAGCTGGATCGCCACGTTGCCGATCCCACCCGCCCCGCCGTGCACCAGCAGGGTCTCCTCGGGCTGCAGGCCGGCCACCATGAACACGTTGGACCACACCGTGCAGGCCACCTCGGGGATCGCCGCCGCGGTCACGAGGTCCACGCCCGACGGCACCGGCATCACCTGGCCGGCGGGGACGGCCACCTGCTCGGCGTACCCCCCGGCGGCGAGGAGCGCGCACACCTCGTCACCGACCGCGAAGCCCTCGACGCCGGCGCCCACCTGGCTGATCCGGCCCGAGCACTCCAGGCCCAGCACGTCGCTGGCACCCTGCGGCGGCGGGTAGAAGCCCTGGCGCTGCATCGTGTCGGCACGGTTGACCGCGCTCGCCACGACCTCGATGACGACCTCGCCGGGACCCGCCTCGGGGTCGGGCAGGTCGGCGACGACGAGGGCGTCAGGCCCTCCGGGCTCCGGGGCGATGACGGCACGCATGACGCCACCCTAGGACCCGGCCGAGCGGCCGGCCCGGTCCTGGTCGGCCGTCCCCGTCGGTCAGTCCTCGTCGGCGAGGACGTCCTCCTCGACCACGGCGTCGTCCTCGGCCTCGACGGGGTCTGCCACCTCGTCGTCGTCGACGCCCGCCGGCTTGTCCCACCGCGCGGCCAGCGCCGTCGCCAGGCCGGCGAGCCGCTCGACCTCCTCGGGGCGGCCCCCGGCCGACGCCGCGGCGTACCCCAGCAGGAAGGTGGTCAGCGGCGCCGCGGGTCGTTCGACCTGGTGGGCCACGTCGCGGGCCAGGTCGAGCACCAGCGCCTCGTCGAGGTCGATCTCCACGTCGAGCTCGTCGCAGAGCTCGTCGATCCAGTCGTGCAGGTTCACCCCACCAGTCTCGGCACGCCCCGGACGCCTGTGCAACCGGTTCGGCGGATCTGCTCGGCACAGGTGCGTCAGGCCGGCGGTTCGCCGACCTCCGCACGCAGCCGCTCCAGGTCGGCCCACTCGTCGACGTCGCTCGCCTCGTGCGCGAGCGCCGGGACCTCCACGAGGTCGAGGTCGGCCAGCAGCCGCCGCACGGGCAGCCCGTCGCGCCCCTCGACCGCGCCGGCGGCCGCCCGCAGCGCGAGGGTCGAGTAGACGCCGCAGAGCAGCTGCCGGCGCCCGTCCGCATCGACCAGCAGGGCGCCGTCACCGGTCGCCGAGAGCAGCAGCCGGTCGACCGTGGCCGCGCTCACCAGGGGCATGTCGACGGCCAGCACCACGACCGTCGGGGGGTCGCCGACCACGGCGTCGAGGCCCGCCAGCAGCGCCGCCGCCGGTCCGCCTCCGGGCGGGTCCTCGCGGACGAAGCGGACCGGTCGCGACGTCGCGACCTCGTCGCCCACCACCACCACGTCGGGCACGGCCGCGAGCGCCGCCAGCGCCCGCTCCAGGAAGGTGGCGCCCCCCAGCTCCAGGGCGGACTTGTCGGCGCCGTCGAGGCGGCGACCGGTGCCGCCGGTCAGGAGGACGGCCACGAGGTCGGGGCTGCTGGGGGGACGGCTGGGGGACGCGGCCGGGCTCACGGCTCGAAGTGTGGCAGCCGGGCTGGCACGCTGGTGCCCATGCCGACGTCTGCCGATCCTGCATCCCTGCGGGTGCACCTGGTCCAGCGGGCCTCGGCGCTGGACCCCGCCGCCAACCGGGCCACCCTCGACGCCGTCGCCGAGCGGCTCCGCGTCGACGGTGCGACCGCAGCGCCCGACCTGGTGGTGCTGCCCGAGGCCTTTGCGCGCGACTTCGGCCAGGCGGGCTCGGACCTCTCGCCCTTCGCCGAGGACCTCGACGGGCCGTTCGCGACCCACCTGGGACGGCTGGGCGAGCAGACGGGCACGGCCTGGCTGGGCGGAATGTTCGAGCGGGCCGACGACCCGGCACGACCCCTCAACACGCTGGTCCTGGCGCAGCGCGGGGCCACCTCGGCGTACCGCAAGATCCACCTCTACGACTCCTTCGGCTACCAGGAGTCGGCCACCGTCAGCCCCGGCGCGCTCGAGCCGAGCGTGGTCGACGTCGCGGGCTTCCCGCTCGGCCTGATGACCTGCTACGACCTGCGCTTCCCCGAGCTGGCCCGCACCCTGGCCCTGCGCGGGGCCGAGGCGCTGGTCGTGCCCGCGGCCTGGGTCGCCGGGGACCGCAAGGTCGAGCACTGGCGCACGCTGCTGCGGGCACGCGCGATCGAGAACACCGTGTGGGTCGTCGGGGTGGGCCAGCCCGGACCGCGCTACACCGGTCACTCGATGGTGGTGGCGCCCGACGGCGACGTGGTGGTCGAGGCCGGCCCGGACGAGGCCGAGCTGGACGCGGTGCTGACGCGCTCCGCCGTGGCCGACGTGCGCCGGACCAACCCGTCGCTGGCCAACCGCCGCATGTGAGCAGGCCGCGCCCTAGACTCGGGTCCGGTCCTCCGGGACCGAGGAGGGGTGCCGGAGTGGCCGATCGGAACCGCCTTGAAAGCGGTCGCTGGCAGAGATGTCAGCCGCGGGTTCGAATCCCGCCCCCTCTGCCACGGCGCTGAGCCGAGCCGGCTACTCCGAGCCGCCGAGGTCGAGCGCCACGGCGTCGTAGGCCAGGTCGTGGTCGCGCTGCAGCTGGTGCTCGAGGTCGTGGAGCAGCCGGGTCACCTGCCGCACGATCGTCGGCGCGTCGAGCCGGTCGAGGACCGCCACGGCGAGCATGCCGGCCCGCGCCTGCAGCTGGCGGGTGCGGCGCTCGCTGCCCACCGCCCGGGCGGTGAGCCACTCCTCGCCCTGCTCGGGCTGCTGGGAGGGGACCCGACCGGCCTCGCCCGCGACCGCGTCGGGACCGAGGGCGTCGCGGACCTCGCTGAGCCGGCGACGCACGTTCCACCGCCACTCGGGCGAGGTGGTGTCGGCGGCCAGGATGTGCCGCAGCTCGCGGACCGCTGCCTCGAGTCCTGAGGTGTCGCTCATGGCTGCTCCCCTCCCCCGAGGTCCCGTCGGCCGGACGCACCGACGGTGCGTCGAGTCTGGTCCCGGCGGGTGCGTCCGGCAAGGGTGGATTTGGGGTGGGCACGCCCGGCGCGTTCAATTACACCGTGGCCCCCTCCCCCGCCCCCCTGACCGACGACGTCGTGCGCCGCGCGCTCGCGCCCGCCCTGCGGGCCCGGCTCCTGGGCGCGGGCCTGGTCGTCGTGGGGGTGGTGGTGCTGGTCGCGGTGCTGCTCGGCTGGCTGGTGTCGCTCCCGGGTGCCGCGGTGACCGTCCTGGTGGCCCTGGGCGTCCTGGGCGTCGTCGCCCTGCTGGCACTGCTGGGCCCCCGCCACTGGGTGCTGCGGATGGACGCCGACGGCTACCGCGTCCGGGGCCTGCGCTCGGCGCAGGCCCGGTCCTCGCGCTGGACCGACGTGCTGGACCTCCAGGCCGCCACCGTGCAGGGCGCGCGGTGCCTCGTGCTGCGCCTGCGCGACGGCCGCACCACCACGCTGCCCGTCGACGCCCTCGAGGGCGACCGCGAGGAGCTGACCGAGCTGATGACCGCCCACCTCGACCGCGGCCACGGCTACCGCCGGCTGCGCTGAGCACGCGTCCCGGAAGGTCCGGCGAGCCCGATTCGCCCGGCCAGCCCCGGCATGGGTAGCCTGTCGTCTGCTGTTCGGGAGGTGTCGCCTAGTGGCCTATGGCGCCCGCCTGCTAAGCGGGTTGAGGGTTGTGCCCTCTCGCGGGTTCAAATCCCGCCACCTCCGCCAGCCCCGCCCCGGGTCCTCCTCGTGAGGGCCCGGGGCGGACCTCGTCCCGGGCCGGTCGCGCAGGCACCGCTCACCTGACCGCCACCTGACCGCGCCTCCCGGACCCCTCCGGTGGGGCCGCAGGGCCGGCACACCCGTCCACCCAGTGCCTGTTGTCGCAGGCCAGGGGGCTGCCGATGTCGTCCAGGTGGTCCAGACCAATCACGCACAGGGCGCTCACAGACGCCTATCATTGACGCGGCGTCATGCTTCCGGCCTGGCGCCTTCTCGGGCGTGGCCTGGAGCGGCCACCACGACGTGAGGGGCCAGTCATCACCGCCACCGCCGCCACCACCGCGTCCGTCCACGTCCCGGTCTACCGGCCCTACCTCGGCGAGGAGGTCCAGGAGGCCGCCCGCGCCGCCCTCGAGGCCGGCTGGCTGGGGATGGGCAAGCTCAGCCGCGACTTCGAGACCGGCCTCGAGGACTACCTCGGCCTCACCGACCGGCACGTGGTGTCGACCAACTCCTGCACCGAGGCGCTCCACATCGCGGCCC
This genomic interval from Nocardioides scoriae contains the following:
- a CDS encoding diacylglycerol kinase family protein; translated protein: MTEHAELRSRRIVLAVACLAGFALLAVLVSTPWSPLPELDTDFGSWPESFTARHESVYWFWRAVSIAFATVPLTVATVVTAVALFAKSYRRAAGWTVGVMATVALATWGLKNLVGRERPVWEDPLVTLSSYSFPSGHATGTAGAAGVAIVLTHLLVRRRGVRRAVTGLAVAVTLLVGADRIFLGVHNLSDVVAGYLLSTAIVLLWLAAYDPTPRTIAQAASLAPALPDPLPAQRKKLAVILNPIKVDDVGQFEALVESMAAESGFTGGVAWWQTSVEDTGYGMAHEAAVSGCDVVVAVGGDGTVRAVCEELAGTGIPVGIVPAGTGNLLARNLAVPLYLRSAVDVALNGQDRAIDMVEVSGDKMEDATFLVMAGMGFDAAIMEGVNEDIKAKVGWLAYVLSALKSLMFPAIRVEVSVDGAPFTRHRARTLVVGNVGLLQGGMPLIPDAVIDDGQLDVVLLYPRRFLSWVPLAARVLTRSGRTDELITRMTGREVVVRANTDAPRQLDGDLIAPGREIIARCVHGRLLVRVPR
- the mobA gene encoding molybdenum cofactor guanylyltransferase, producing the protein MSPAASPSRPPSSPDLVAVLLTGGTGRRLDGADKSALELGGATFLERALAALAAVPDVVVVGDEVATSRPVRFVREDPPGGGPAAALLAGLDAVVGDPPTVVVLAVDMPLVSAATVDRLLLSATGDGALLVDADGRRQLLCGVYSTLALRAAAGAVEGRDGLPVRRLLADLDLVEVPALAHEASDVDEWADLERLRAEVGEPPA
- the serS gene encoding serine--tRNA ligase, yielding MIDPRLLRDDPDRIRAAQDKRGLSSDVVDRALAADTSRRTAIAEFERQRAEQKQLGKLIPKAQGDEKADLLARTKTLAAGVKSAEADQAAAEQEWREALLAIPNPAADEAPAGGEDDYVVLSEHGTKRDFEAEGFTPRDHVDLGRILGAIDIERGAKVSGSRFYYLTGVGADLELALVNMAMDQARAAGFTPMIPPALVRPRAMEGTGFLGQAADDVYRIEGQDTYLVGTSEVPLAAYHSDEILDAATLPRRYVAFSPCFRKEAGSHGKDTRGIFRVHWFDKVEMFTYTTLEDAAAEHERLLGWEQEWLDKLELAYRVIDVAAGDLGLSAQRKFDCEAWIPTQGRYRELTSTSNCTDFQTRRLDIRGRFPAAEGADGQGEVAPIATLNGTLTAIPRTIVALLETHQQADGSVRVPAALQPYLQGRTVIEPVAPIGG
- a CDS encoding molybdopterin-binding domain-containing protein — encoded protein: MPDQPRDPSAHPWSARTPDLVLVAGVEVEGRPRLREQLRADRAAGTYVVQLDPLDGAAGPGGRRRAWHETLRRDWRDELVQLRAGSDQLLLAWLSRLTLEAGATDALHVARRTTGLEAFRARLETLVLGDRAAATGVPDGQLEALARRYRRAGLVHAHWGRGVTGQRDAAAVVAELVGLLALRGHPVPGDPAVVALPDAPVAPVEVPRGSLLLAALHDHHALVAAARHDVRRDLLDHRWVSGRGSRVVLVDAVDRETLGIAEEEVLDVVAAGTDGDEGRVRDVQVVDAPLARGSVVASVEVVADLLGPDPEVAPMSRVVVLERHPDAD
- a CDS encoding carbon-nitrogen hydrolase family protein translates to MPTSADPASLRVHLVQRASALDPAANRATLDAVAERLRVDGATAAPDLVVLPEAFARDFGQAGSDLSPFAEDLDGPFATHLGRLGEQTGTAWLGGMFERADDPARPLNTLVLAQRGATSAYRKIHLYDSFGYQESATVSPGALEPSVVDVAGFPLGLMTCYDLRFPELARTLALRGAEALVVPAAWVAGDRKVEHWRTLLRARAIENTVWVVGVGQPGPRYTGHSMVVAPDGDVVVEAGPDEAELDAVLTRSAVADVRRTNPSLANRRM
- a CDS encoding Cof-type HAD-IIB family hydrolase translates to MTAARDALPDGTRLVATDLDGTLLRSDGTLSERTVAALARAHDEGLDVVFVTGRPLRWAAQVFDHVGGHGLAIVANGALLWDVDGDRAQLVRGMAPDVAVEVARTIRDQVPEVAFALETVDGFALEHRFLPRHPLAVDARRGELDDIADAEVLKLLVRHEGVTAEDYAARVVEAVGDAAVVTWSSSDSLLEISAPGVTKASTLERLCATRGLGAEHVVAFGDMPNDLAMLRWAGVGYAMANAHPSVLDAADRTTLSNDEDGVAVVVEQLLG
- a CDS encoding HAD family hydrolase, producing the protein MVDPVPHDWQPKLVALDIDGTLLKWVEGTGQHYEQISAPVHDAIQRAVDAGAHVVLSSGRSPHGMTGIADLLDLPREGADRLWVVASNGAVVFRYPPLEILHEETFDASAAVAAVLREHPEALVAVEERGVGYKVNRPFPEGELSGDMIETSIDDIVGEPVSRVIIRDPSASVDDFVALGRRLGLHGTDYVVGWTAWLDLQPIGVSKASGLDHVCRHLDLTSDDVLAIGDGRNDIEMLRWARRGVAMGQAVPEVHEAADATTESVHDEGVAVELARYFGS
- a CDS encoding bacterial proteasome activator family protein, translated to MSNHDHESPLQPGAGQAGHPGAEHVMVIGPDGQPVAVPAPVDDEEGGERNLTDLVEQPAKVMRIGRMVQQLLEEVKAAPIDEAGRKRLATVVHTSIEELKDGLAPELDEELDRLIQPFEGGTPSESELRIAQAQLVGWLEGLFHGIQTAIYAQQMAARGQLEQMRRALPPGAVPGQAPGQPGQPGAEEDDGSHGNRGGMYL
- a CDS encoding GNAT family N-acetyltransferase, with amino-acid sequence MSPLPGPDQPATGLPAPGLPDVVATSRLRLPLVSPEDAEGMLAGRRRVSWHPDYPSRADQDAAAMVRRTAPEGDACWGMRHLVRAGDGTTVGSIGFFGPPEPADDEVPEVEVRFGLVPDARGHGAATEALSALLAQTDRLGTRVRAGVAPTDARALKVLARCGFTQLRGAGLEGELVMVRPLPA
- a CDS encoding NAD(P)H-quinone oxidoreductase; the encoded protein is MRAVIAPEPGGPDALVVADLPDPEAGPGEVVIEVVASAVNRADTMQRQGFYPPPQGASDVLGLECSGRISQVGAGVEGFAVGDEVCALLAAGGYAEQVAVPAGQVMPVPSGVDLVTAAAIPEVACTVWSNVFMVAGLQPEETLLVHGGAGGIGNVAIQLAKALGARVLATAGSPEKVAFCESLGADRGIDYREEDFVEVARAEGGVDVILDNMGAKYLDRNVTALATEGRLVVIGMQGGTKGELDLGKLLSKRGAVIATSLRARPTEEKAAICAAVVEHVWPLVAEGRIRTTVHETVPLEEASRAHALMESGTHSGKIVITVAR
- a CDS encoding DUF6457 domain-containing protein, which gives rise to MNLHDWIDELCDELDVEIDLDEALVLDLARDVAHQVERPAAPLTTFLLGYAAASAGGRPEEVERLAGLATALAARWDKPAGVDDDEVADPVEAEDDAVVEEDVLADED